A genomic stretch from Verrucomicrobiia bacterium includes:
- a CDS encoding lamin tail domain-containing protein, translated as MKPPLHHIAGLFLATLQTQPAPAGPPVAITEVMTAPSSAAGEDFFELTNYGPDAVDLEALWFADDAGFGAAHRLSDLARQVGEAPVLHPGETLVFVRASRNMPGEAEFRAWWGDVRLADRRVIAAPWGFGLNAIKDELRLWHATATATNQLDHVPLGVADRGTTFTSHAATGVFGALSLEGEQVAFRAAAGGDVGSPGTAGAAVPLRVVQDPADVETDAGATAVLSVAAHGLPRPRYQWLFEGEDLPGATASLLVLSNATPAVAGTYTVRIENGLESLVTAPARLSVNQTPRCAAIVRPPADLEVTPGQTAVFCVEVRGYPLPEILWRHEGETIPDATNAVLELPGVSEAHAGRYTVEVRNPLCSTNATASLSVLPPPRLVVTEAMLCQAAGFAPVARKDWWELTNRDTRPVNLRGWRFDDYPGVLDGAFAITNDVWLQPGQSAVLVSDLDAEAFRRWWGESNLPPDLPIISYFGNGFSNDFTELITLWNSAAREDHDFILKFELRVCLEFPNPCPCGVSRWYDPHDPDAALSYNHSVAGEHGAFRAAASDDVGSPGWLSNDHRPARPELAVARAAAGLELTWTALPGRTYEVQRSDALPPAAWAVRARVTAVAGTAGYTDTPVTAAAQWYRVTLLPETP; from the coding sequence ATGAAGCCGCCACTCCACCACATCGCCGGCCTCTTCCTCGCCACCCTGCAAACTCAGCCCGCTCCCGCCGGCCCGCCCGTGGCGATCACGGAAGTTATGACCGCACCGTCCTCCGCGGCGGGGGAGGATTTCTTCGAGCTGACGAACTACGGCCCCGACGCGGTGGACCTGGAGGCGCTGTGGTTCGCGGATGACGCCGGGTTTGGCGCCGCGCATCGGCTTTCCGATCTGGCCAGGCAAGTTGGCGAGGCCCCCGTTCTGCACCCAGGAGAAACGCTGGTCTTCGTGCGCGCCAGCAGGAACATGCCCGGGGAGGCGGAATTTCGGGCGTGGTGGGGGGACGTACGGCTGGCGGACCGGCGCGTCATCGCGGCCCCCTGGGGTTTCGGACTCAATGCCATCAAGGACGAGCTGCGCCTCTGGCACGCCACGGCCACCGCGACCAACCAACTGGACCACGTCCCGCTCGGCGTCGCTGATCGTGGGACGACCTTTACGAGCCATGCCGCCACCGGCGTCTTTGGTGCGCTGAGCCTCGAAGGCGAGCAGGTCGCCTTCCGCGCGGCGGCCGGCGGTGACGTCGGCTCCCCGGGCACGGCCGGCGCGGCGGTGCCCCTCCGGGTGGTCCAAGACCCGGCCGACGTGGAAACGGATGCGGGCGCCACCGCCGTCTTGAGCGTGGCGGCCCACGGCCTGCCCCGGCCGCGGTACCAGTGGCTCTTCGAGGGGGAGGACCTGCCCGGCGCCACGGCGTCCCTGCTGGTCCTCTCGAACGCCACGCCTGCCGTGGCCGGCACATACACGGTGCGGATCGAGAACGGCCTGGAGAGCCTTGTCACCGCCCCGGCCCGGCTCAGCGTCAACCAGACGCCGCGCTGCGCCGCCATCGTGCGACCGCCCGCCGACCTCGAGGTCACGCCGGGCCAGACGGCCGTGTTCTGCGTCGAGGTGCGCGGCTACCCGCTCCCGGAAATCCTGTGGCGGCACGAGGGCGAAACCATCCCCGACGCGACCAACGCCGTGCTGGAACTGCCGGGCGTCTCGGAGGCCCACGCCGGCCGCTACACCGTGGAGGTACGCAACCCGCTCTGCTCGACCAACGCCACCGCCTCCCTTTCCGTGCTGCCCCCGCCCCGGTTGGTCGTGACCGAGGCCATGCTCTGCCAAGCCGCTGGCTTCGCCCCGGTGGCCCGCAAAGATTGGTGGGAGCTGACCAACCGGGACACCCGGCCGGTCAATCTTCGCGGCTGGCGTTTTGACGACTATCCAGGCGTGCTGGACGGCGCCTTCGCCATCACCAACGACGTGTGGCTCCAGCCCGGTCAGTCCGCGGTCCTGGTCTCGGACCTCGATGCCGAAGCCTTCCGCCGCTGGTGGGGCGAGTCGAATCTGCCACCGGACCTGCCGATCATCTCGTACTTCGGAAACGGCTTCAGCAATGACTTCACGGAGCTCATCACGCTCTGGAATTCCGCGGCGCGCGAAGACCACGATTTCATCCTGAAGTTCGAGTTGAGAGTTTGCCTGGAATTCCCCAACCCCTGCCCCTGTGGCGTGAGCCGCTGGTACGATCCGCACGATCCCGATGCTGCATTGAGCTACAACCACAGCGTGGCAGGCGAGCACGGCGCCTTCCGCGCGGCCGCGTCGGACGACGTCGGTTCGCCCGGCTGGCTGAGCAATGACCATCGCCCGGCCCGGCCGGAGCTCGCCGTCGCCCGCGCCGCGGCCGGCCTCGAACTGACGTGGACCGCGCTGCCCGGCCGCACCTACGAGGTGCAGCGCAGCGACGCCCTGCCGCCCGCCGCGTGGGCCGTCCGCGCGCGCGTCACGGCCGTCGCGGGCACGGCGGGGTATACCGACACGCCGGTCACGGCGGCGGCACAGTGGTACCGCGTCACGCTCCTGCCCGAGACGCCATGA
- a CDS encoding type II secretion system protein — protein MNWPRRQRRRAITAAGFTLVELLVVIAVLGVLASLLLPVLGRAKALARETECAGRLRQWTVAQTLYADDNDGRIARESFEPNGVSLNTWGEVTHPFARDVWYNALAVHMGVPRTAEFGPSSVRPGFYHRARIHHCPQAPFPRRRLEDPAVFFSLAMNSKLIMWPHTTVRITQVLRPAGTVAFLENRLPDDAPAAPDQTQDQQLGQPSAYASRFAARHRGRGNLAFLDGHLEARRGPEIITNGMAMYPQNGLVWTVDPDTNPNTE, from the coding sequence ATGAATTGGCCGCGTCGTCAGCGGCGGCGTGCGATCACAGCGGCCGGCTTTACGCTGGTCGAACTGCTGGTCGTCATCGCCGTCCTCGGCGTCCTCGCATCGCTGCTGCTGCCGGTGCTGGGCCGGGCGAAAGCTCTGGCGCGGGAAACGGAGTGCGCCGGCCGCCTCCGGCAGTGGACGGTGGCCCAGACCCTGTACGCCGATGACAACGACGGCCGGATCGCCCGCGAGAGCTTCGAGCCCAACGGGGTTTCGTTGAACACCTGGGGCGAGGTCACCCATCCCTTCGCGCGCGACGTCTGGTACAACGCGCTGGCCGTGCATATGGGCGTGCCGCGCACCGCCGAGTTCGGGCCGTCGTCCGTGCGACCTGGCTTTTACCATCGCGCCCGGATCCATCACTGCCCACAGGCGCCGTTCCCTCGACGGCGACTGGAGGATCCGGCGGTGTTCTTCTCCCTAGCCATGAACTCCAAGCTCATCATGTGGCCGCACACGACCGTCCGGATCACGCAAGTCCTGCGTCCCGCAGGCACGGTGGCATTCCTGGAGAACCGGCTTCCCGACGACGCGCCCGCCGCGCCGGATCAGACGCAGGACCAGCAGCTCGGCCAACCCAGCGCCTACGCCAGCCGCTTCGCCGCCCGGCATCGCGGCCGGGGCAACCTCGCCTTCCTGGACGGCCACCTCGAGGCCCGCCGCGGCCCGGAGATCATCACCAATGGCATGGCGATGTATCCCCAGAACGGCCTCGTCTGGACCGTGGACCCGGACACGAATCCCAATACTGAGTGA
- a CDS encoding RCC1 repeat-containing protein gives MKPAPLLRRAGTAVPLLLAAHSFVAQPGPVITGFRLGADGRPAVSVPADPDTYLILLRGEAVTNVGTPAALGPLPGPGVPAEIELVDPDPLPAAGARFYRVEQVPLITLKDSDGDGMDDVYELGHRPLLNPLDPADVAADPDHDTQNNLAEYRAGTDPLTANPPPSGRVAGRLAAGHFHTVAVRADGTLWTWGSNRHGQLGDGMRADRAEPAAVLPAERWQAVAAGLHHSLALRADGTLWAWGDNSVGQLGDGTMTNRTNPVAVLPDERWQAIAAGDWHTVALHADGTIWTWGHNFSGELGDGTRAKSRPIPQAIQTDRRWLAVAAGTGYSLAVQADGSLWAWGLNEEGQLGDGTRIRRLSPQRIPSSHRWLAAEGGETHTIALRADGTLWSWGGGRSGQLGDGEVYWPSIIRPSQVAALLDHRWLAIRAGVEHTVALRDDGTLWAWGGNSSGQLGDGTTTNRPAPVAVAPDWRWRTIAAGGGHTVALREDGTLWAWGGNWAGQLGDGGLTAHSLPAAVQSGAAWRTAATGASHTVALREDGTLWAWGGNSSGQLGDGTTTNRPAPVPVAPDWRWRTVAASGIHTLGLREDGTLWAWGGNWAGQLGDGTHGIDRPSPVAVAPEARWHVMEAGGEHSVALQDDGTLWTWGGNSEGQLGDGTMTPKPSPVAIQPGRRWRRIAVGGRHTVALSSDGKLWSWGGNDMGQLGGTTTRFRVTLGEVGAGEDWMEIAAGGHHSVALRSDGTLWAWGSNFEDQLGNPWRQVLGGAVWAPPP, from the coding sequence ATGAAACCCGCCCCCCTCCTGCGCCGTGCCGGCACGGCCGTCCCGCTGCTGCTCGCCGCGCACTCCTTCGTCGCCCAGCCCGGGCCGGTCATCACCGGCTTCCGCCTTGGAGCAGACGGCCGGCCCGCGGTGTCCGTGCCTGCGGACCCGGACACCTATCTGATCCTTCTCCGCGGCGAGGCGGTGACCAACGTGGGCACCCCGGCCGCCCTCGGGCCTCTGCCCGGCCCCGGCGTGCCGGCCGAAATCGAGCTTGTGGACCCGGACCCGTTGCCGGCCGCCGGTGCGCGCTTCTACCGCGTGGAGCAGGTGCCGCTCATCACGCTGAAGGACAGCGACGGCGACGGGATGGACGACGTGTACGAGCTGGGCCACCGCCCCTTGCTCAATCCCCTGGACCCGGCCGACGTGGCGGCCGACCCCGACCATGACACACAGAACAATTTGGCCGAGTACCGGGCCGGCACCGATCCCCTGACCGCCAACCCGCCGCCGTCGGGCCGGGTGGCGGGGCGGCTGGCGGCGGGCCACTTCCACACGGTCGCGGTGCGCGCCGACGGGACGCTGTGGACCTGGGGCAGCAATCGGCACGGCCAACTGGGCGACGGGATGCGGGCCGATCGGGCCGAACCGGCCGCGGTACTGCCCGCCGAGCGCTGGCAGGCCGTGGCAGCGGGGCTGCACCACTCCCTGGCCCTGCGGGCCGACGGAACCTTGTGGGCTTGGGGCGACAATTCTGTCGGCCAACTGGGCGACGGGACGATGACAAATCGGACCAATCCCGTGGCGGTACTGCCCGATGAGCGTTGGCAGGCCATCGCGGCGGGTGACTGGCATACCGTGGCCTTGCATGCCGACGGGACCATCTGGACCTGGGGCCACAACTTCAGCGGAGAGCTCGGCGACGGTACCAGGGCGAAAAGCCGGCCAATTCCGCAGGCAATACAGACCGATCGTCGCTGGCTTGCCGTGGCCGCCGGCACTGGATACAGCCTCGCTGTGCAGGCGGATGGTTCACTGTGGGCCTGGGGACTGAACGAGGAGGGGCAGTTGGGCGATGGGACGCGGATTCGCCGGCTGTCCCCGCAGCGCATCCCGTCAAGCCATCGCTGGCTGGCGGCCGAAGGCGGCGAGACGCACACCATCGCGCTGCGTGCCGATGGAACGTTATGGAGCTGGGGAGGCGGCCGGAGCGGCCAGCTTGGGGACGGCGAGGTGTATTGGCCCTCGATCATCCGGCCTTCCCAAGTGGCGGCCCTGTTGGATCATCGCTGGTTGGCCATCCGGGCTGGTGTGGAGCACACCGTGGCGTTGCGGGATGACGGCACGCTTTGGGCGTGGGGGGGCAATTCCTCCGGCCAACTGGGAGACGGGACCACCACCAACCGTCCGGCCCCGGTGGCCGTGGCACCGGACTGGCGTTGGCGTACGATCGCGGCGGGCGGGGGCCACACCGTGGCCCTACGGGAGGACGGCACTCTGTGGGCCTGGGGCGGCAACTGGGCCGGGCAACTGGGCGATGGCGGCCTCACCGCCCACAGCCTGCCCGCGGCGGTCCAAAGTGGCGCGGCCTGGCGAACCGCAGCGACCGGAGCCAGCCACACCGTGGCGCTGCGGGAGGACGGCACGCTCTGGGCGTGGGGGGGCAATTCCTCCGGCCAGCTGGGAGACGGGACCACCACCAACCGTCCGGCCCCAGTGCCGGTGGCACCGGACTGGCGTTGGCGCACGGTCGCGGCCAGCGGGATCCACACTCTGGGCCTCCGTGAGGACGGCACCCTGTGGGCCTGGGGCGGCAACTGGGCCGGGCAACTGGGCGATGGCACGCATGGAATCGACCGTCCTTCGCCGGTCGCGGTCGCGCCGGAGGCTCGGTGGCATGTGATGGAGGCGGGCGGCGAGCATTCCGTGGCCCTGCAGGACGACGGCACGCTCTGGACGTGGGGGGGCAATTCCGAGGGCCAGCTGGGAGACGGGACCATGACGCCCAAGCCTTCGCCGGTGGCTATCCAGCCCGGCCGGCGCTGGCGCAGGATCGCGGTCGGAGGACGTCACACCGTCGCGCTAAGTAGCGACGGCAAACTTTGGTCGTGGGGCGGCAATGATATGGGACAACTGGGTGGCACGACGACCCGCTTTCGTGTAACGCTTGGGGAAGTGGGGGCGGGCGAAGACTGGATGGAGATCGCCGCCGGCGGGCATCACTCCGTGGCCCTGCGGTCCGATGGCACGCTCTGGGCCTGGGGATCCAATTTCGAAGACCAATTGGGCAACCCTTGGCGGCAGGTCCTCGGCGGCGCGGTCTGGGCGCCCCCGCCCTGA
- a CDS encoding serine hydrolase, producing MNSLLLSRQTSRPRAYDSRESYSSGKGLRLAALSWLWPCLCLAQPVIITEPRTQFAWEGRGVTLSVHVQGAAPLTYQWQFNGLDIANATNRVLPRPAVQVTSSGDYRVIVANAAGAVTSRVARLTARAWPAPTGPQVPQLASLDTFVRSTLLSKGVPGASLAVVKDGRLVFARGYGYADAEGGEPFQPDSLCRVASMSKTITAAATMKLIGDGGLELDTAVFGHLNLEPPTYPGAIFDPRWTNVTVRHLLSHRGGWDEDNGPNPLGGSGFIPNSWPTYIRRDLDLETTPTPLDLVRWMMGKPLQFSPGTTFSYADFGYDVAGVLIARMTGQAYEAVARKLLAEAGITRMRVGTNTRSERAPGEAVYYLHPSLPASYLEAFEPLPWNDDLPYALPVTLYSSWIASAIDFTRFVAAVDGQSSYPDILDTNSVAAMLNGRLGWEAGSNPGAGQWFHGGGDTGNHSVAMRRSNGAIIVYLQNSNWPGNNGVIDALPGIVDGIRQWPTHDLFPTTLSREAWRARQFSIAELSDPDVSADTADPDGDGLANLLEYAQGTDPRVASPAAPLTISRQDRRGGGFFAVGYRRLALAHEVEYSLETSTDLVGWARVDNDEGESTLDADGTVSATVMVWPPDHSSGQFFRLRIVPRPLP from the coding sequence ATGAACTCGCTGCTCTTGAGTCGGCAAACGTCACGACCACGGGCGTATGATTCTCGGGAGTCGTATTCTTCGGGCAAGGGACTAAGGCTGGCGGCTCTGTCGTGGCTGTGGCCGTGCCTGTGCCTGGCCCAGCCCGTCATCATCACCGAGCCGCGCACGCAGTTCGCCTGGGAGGGCCGCGGGGTCACCCTCAGCGTCCACGTCCAGGGCGCCGCCCCGCTGACCTACCAATGGCAGTTCAACGGCCTGGATATCGCCAATGCAACCAACCGGGTGCTCCCGCGGCCGGCTGTGCAGGTCACCAGCAGCGGCGACTACCGGGTGATCGTGGCGAATGCCGCCGGCGCCGTCACCAGCCGGGTGGCACGCCTCACTGCGCGCGCCTGGCCGGCGCCGACCGGGCCACAGGTTCCACAGCTCGCCAGCCTGGATACGTTCGTGCGGTCAACACTTCTCAGCAAGGGCGTCCCGGGAGCCTCCCTGGCCGTCGTCAAAGATGGCCGCCTGGTCTTTGCCCGCGGGTATGGCTACGCCGATGCCGAGGGCGGCGAGCCATTCCAGCCAGACTCGCTGTGCCGCGTCGCGAGCATGTCGAAGACGATCACAGCCGCCGCGACGATGAAACTGATCGGAGATGGGGGCCTCGAACTCGACACGGCGGTGTTTGGTCATTTGAACCTTGAGCCGCCCACTTATCCGGGCGCCATCTTCGATCCGCGTTGGACGAACGTGACGGTCCGCCATCTGCTCAGTCACCGTGGCGGCTGGGATGAGGACAACGGGCCGAATCCACTGGGCGGCAGCGGATTCATTCCGAATAGCTGGCCCACTTACATCCGGCGGGATCTTGATCTGGAGACGACGCCAACGCCGCTCGACCTGGTGCGTTGGATGATGGGAAAGCCGCTCCAGTTCAGTCCTGGTACCACGTTCAGCTACGCGGATTTCGGCTATGATGTGGCCGGCGTACTCATTGCACGGATGACCGGCCAGGCATATGAGGCGGTCGCGCGAAAGCTGCTCGCCGAGGCAGGCATCACCCGGATGAGGGTCGGCACCAACACCCGCTCGGAGCGTGCGCCGGGCGAGGCGGTCTACTACCTGCATCCCAGCCTGCCGGCGTCGTACCTTGAGGCGTTTGAACCGCTGCCTTGGAACGATGATCTGCCGTACGCGTTGCCGGTCACGCTGTATTCCAGTTGGATCGCTTCAGCGATTGACTTCACCCGCTTCGTCGCGGCGGTTGACGGCCAGTCGTCGTACCCGGACATCCTGGACACGAACAGCGTGGCGGCCATGCTGAATGGTCGGCTGGGCTGGGAGGCGGGAAGCAATCCGGGAGCGGGGCAGTGGTTTCACGGAGGCGGCGATACCGGAAACCACTCGGTCGCCATGCGACGGAGCAATGGGGCTATCATCGTTTATCTGCAAAACTCGAACTGGCCCGGCAACAACGGCGTCATTGATGCCCTCCCCGGTATCGTGGACGGCATCCGCCAATGGCCGACGCATGACTTGTTCCCGACGACGCTTTCTCGCGAAGCCTGGCGGGCAAGGCAGTTCTCCATCGCCGAACTGTCCGATCCCGATGTCAGTGCGGACACCGCCGATCCTGACGGCGATGGTCTGGCCAACCTGCTGGAGTATGCTCAAGGCACGGATCCACGCGTCGCTTCGCCCGCCGCGCCTCTGACCATCTCCCGGCAGGACAGACGGGGTGGGGGATTTTTCGCTGTGGGCTACCGTCGGCTGGCGCTTGCGCACGAGGTGGAGTACTCCCTCGAGACGTCCACCGATTTGGTAGGTTGGGCGCGGGTGGACAATGATGAAGGAGAATCCACCTTGGACGCGGACGGTACGGTGTCCGCGACGGTTATGGTGTGGCCGCCGGACCACTCCAGCGGCCAATTCTTCCGGCTGCGAATCGTGCCCAGGCCGCTTCCGTGA
- a CDS encoding sigma-70 family RNA polymerase sigma factor, whose amino-acid sequence MPDSCPPGVEGGREFRTTLWSVVLAARDGCPSQAADALEHLCRNYWFPLYTFLRRSGHPPSEAQDLTQGFLASLIEQRDLAAVNPRRGKFRSFLLGTFKHYLSDERKKAHAQKRGGDQPVISIDEWTAESRYRIEPVDDRTPETHFERQWGLQVLDRVMDRLRARQVERGRTEVFVALQPCLDGSSQAPYAEIGRRLGLSEGAVKVAVHRLRQEFGELLRDEIAPTVADETEIDAEIRELIRVTS is encoded by the coding sequence TTGCCTGATTCCTGTCCTCCGGGTGTCGAAGGAGGGCGCGAATTTCGCACCACGCTTTGGAGCGTTGTGCTCGCGGCGCGGGACGGCTGCCCGTCTCAGGCGGCCGATGCGTTGGAGCACCTGTGCCGGAACTACTGGTTTCCGCTCTACACCTTTCTGCGGCGCAGCGGTCACCCACCGTCTGAAGCCCAGGATTTGACCCAAGGATTCCTCGCCAGCCTAATTGAGCAGCGCGATTTGGCCGCCGTGAATCCGCGCCGGGGCAAATTCCGCTCGTTCCTGCTGGGCACATTCAAGCACTACCTCTCCGACGAACGGAAGAAGGCCCATGCTCAGAAGCGTGGCGGCGATCAGCCGGTGATTTCCATTGATGAATGGACGGCTGAGTCCCGCTACCGGATTGAGCCGGTGGACGACCGGACACCGGAGACGCACTTCGAGCGACAATGGGGCCTGCAGGTGTTGGACCGGGTGATGGACCGCCTGCGGGCACGGCAGGTGGAGCGCGGGCGGACTGAGGTGTTTGTCGCATTACAGCCCTGCCTGGACGGTTCAAGCCAGGCCCCCTACGCGGAGATCGGCCGACGGCTCGGTCTCAGTGAGGGGGCGGTCAAGGTGGCGGTCCACCGGCTGCGGCAGGAGTTCGGGGAACTGTTGCGGGACGAGATTGCACCAACGGTGGCCGATGAAACGGAGATCGACGCCGAAATCCGCGAATTGATTCGGGTGACGTCATGA
- a CDS encoding serine/threonine protein kinase, producing MADPTEDRSPRRLGAYELLEEIARGGMGVVYRARQVSLDRIVAVKVVLAGRFAGREQTLRFRAEAEAAARLQHPNIVAIHETGEQEGQPYFSMDYVPGGNLAALVREKPLPAKAAARLVRTLAEAVHYAHEQGILHRDLKPSNILLDDAGQPRITDFGLARRVEKDSFLTVTGQVLGSPNFMPPEQAGAKLKSGRHSDVYALGGILFHLLTGRPPFLAETVPETLQQVLQHEPVSPRLLNPSVPEDLATLCLKCLEKEPGRRYATATELAKELARFLQGEPVQARPVGRAVRVWRWGRRRPALASLAVLLGLAVVLGVSGILWQWQRAERERRVAQASEQTALERTYAAEMLQAQRAVDEGNLRLAESLLDKHHPGPGKPDLRGWEWRYLWQQTRSEELRLLQQFPEAAYGVTLSPDGHQLAVAVERRDGGVWVCNLHSGELTRVTDGNATGSVQFSPDGTRLAFGATEGQVVVLNWPARKELARFPVAQSVRSGFGLAFSPDGKLLATGDEEGRVRLWELESRRELWNRSGPPWGVTSLAFTPDGHTLASGFQASDIQVREVASGRLLKHLTNHTGAVQSLAFSPDGRTLVSGSWDRSMNVWELPSGRLLTHLTAHTAWVGAVVFSRDGSLLASGSADYSIKLWNPVTWQEIHTLKGNRDEVFGLTFSPDGRRLYSASKDGSLREWSAVPWESRRDSLVWPHQRFVLADRFLAVWQTNRYEVWDAMQLRPVDEHSLNTTPGDPIRSLGVSPLGDWVALATEAGELLLRTVPGTSSEVRLKSNSSGYQRLGFSPSGRRLAAVTGDGDLEVWDVANRVRLHRLRPGNGHPRHHRFAPDERSLAVAVGEGPWGDGTVEVWSLPDERRVAAWRAGKGDVMELVFLSGGRTLVTATGDAQLQAWEYPPTRKDPRPLAAKRTMNSFNAVALSPDGRRLAAGTYNGFIHLWDADSFLEVATFRTEDGDIRAVSFSPDGNTLTSVGRRLRLWPAPSWNDVAAETSGLLLE from the coding sequence ATGGCAGACCCAACGGAAGACAGATCGCCTCGTCGGCTGGGAGCATACGAACTGCTGGAAGAAATCGCCCGCGGCGGCATGGGCGTGGTCTATCGCGCGCGGCAGGTGAGCCTGGACCGGATCGTGGCGGTCAAGGTGGTTTTGGCGGGCCGGTTTGCCGGCCGTGAGCAAACGCTCCGGTTCCGGGCCGAGGCCGAGGCGGCGGCTCGGCTCCAGCATCCCAACATCGTGGCCATCCATGAGACCGGCGAGCAGGAGGGGCAGCCCTACTTTTCGATGGACTACGTGCCGGGGGGCAACCTGGCCGCATTGGTCCGGGAGAAACCGTTGCCCGCGAAGGCGGCGGCCCGGCTGGTGCGGACGCTGGCCGAAGCCGTCCACTACGCGCACGAGCAGGGGATCCTGCACCGCGATCTCAAGCCGTCGAACATCCTGCTGGACGACGCCGGCCAGCCCCGCATCACCGACTTCGGCCTCGCCCGGCGCGTGGAGAAGGATTCGTTCCTGACGGTCACCGGCCAGGTGCTGGGCTCGCCGAACTTCATGCCGCCGGAGCAGGCGGGGGCAAAGCTCAAATCGGGACGTCACAGCGACGTGTATGCGCTCGGGGGCATCCTCTTCCATCTGCTCACTGGCCGGCCGCCGTTCCTGGCTGAGACGGTGCCAGAGACCCTGCAGCAGGTGCTGCAGCACGAGCCCGTTTCCCCGCGCCTGTTGAATCCGAGCGTGCCGGAGGATTTGGCAACGCTGTGCCTCAAGTGCCTGGAGAAGGAACCGGGCAGGCGCTACGCGACGGCAACGGAACTGGCGAAAGAACTGGCACGATTTCTCCAGGGTGAGCCGGTGCAGGCCCGGCCCGTGGGGCGCGCGGTGCGGGTCTGGCGGTGGGGCCGCCGAAGGCCGGCACTGGCTTCGCTCGCCGTGCTCCTTGGGCTGGCGGTGGTGCTGGGGGTGTCCGGCATCCTCTGGCAGTGGCAGCGGGCCGAGCGGGAACGCCGGGTCGCCCAGGCCAGTGAACAAACCGCTCTGGAGCGGACCTACGCGGCTGAAATGCTCCAGGCGCAGCGGGCAGTGGACGAAGGCAATCTCAGGCTGGCGGAGTCGCTGCTGGACAAGCATCACCCCGGGCCGGGAAAGCCGGATCTGCGCGGCTGGGAATGGCGTTACCTGTGGCAGCAGACGCGCAGCGAGGAACTGCGGCTGCTGCAGCAATTCCCCGAAGCCGCCTACGGTGTGACCTTGTCCCCGGATGGCCACCAACTGGCGGTGGCCGTGGAACGGCGCGATGGTGGAGTGTGGGTATGCAACCTTCATTCGGGCGAACTCACGAGGGTGACCGACGGCAACGCCACCGGCTCGGTTCAATTCTCGCCCGACGGAACCAGGCTGGCCTTCGGCGCCACCGAGGGGCAGGTCGTGGTTTTGAACTGGCCCGCCCGCAAGGAACTGGCCCGGTTTCCGGTCGCGCAGAGTGTGCGCTCCGGGTTTGGCCTGGCCTTTTCCCCGGATGGAAAACTTCTGGCCACCGGTGACGAGGAGGGGCGCGTCCGTCTCTGGGAGTTGGAATCCCGGCGCGAGCTTTGGAATCGGTCTGGCCCACCCTGGGGCGTCACTTCGCTCGCGTTCACTCCCGACGGGCACACGCTGGCTTCCGGATTTCAGGCCAGCGACATCCAGGTGCGGGAGGTGGCTTCCGGACGTCTGTTGAAACATCTGACCAACCACACCGGTGCGGTGCAATCCCTCGCCTTTTCCCCGGACGGCCGGACGTTGGTGTCCGGCTCCTGGGACCGCTCCATGAACGTGTGGGAACTACCTTCCGGACGGCTGCTCACGCACCTGACCGCGCATACCGCCTGGGTGGGCGCGGTCGTGTTTTCCCGGGACGGCAGTCTCCTCGCTTCGGGCAGCGCTGATTACTCCATTAAGCTTTGGAATCCGGTGACGTGGCAGGAGATCCATACATTAAAGGGCAACCGCGACGAAGTTTTTGGCCTCACTTTTTCCCCCGACGGACGGCGGCTTTACAGTGCGTCCAAGGATGGAAGTTTGCGCGAGTGGAGCGCGGTTCCGTGGGAATCCCGGCGCGATTCGCTGGTCTGGCCGCATCAGCGGTTTGTATTGGCCGATCGGTTCCTGGCCGTCTGGCAGACCAACCGTTACGAAGTCTGGGATGCCATGCAGTTGCGTCCAGTGGACGAGCATTCTCTCAACACCACACCCGGGGATCCGATTCGGAGCCTCGGCGTGTCACCCCTGGGGGACTGGGTGGCGCTGGCCACTGAGGCCGGGGAACTGCTTCTGAGAACTGTCCCAGGCACCAGTTCCGAAGTTCGTCTGAAATCCAACTCTTCCGGTTATCAAAGGCTTGGCTTTTCGCCCAGCGGCCGGCGCCTGGCAGCGGTCACCGGTGATGGCGACCTGGAGGTTTGGGATGTCGCCAACCGTGTCCGGTTGCACCGGCTCCGTCCCGGTAATGGCCATCCGAGGCACCATCGCTTTGCCCCGGACGAACGCTCGTTGGCAGTGGCCGTGGGCGAAGGACCGTGGGGGGACGGCACCGTGGAGGTCTGGAGTCTTCCCGACGAGAGAAGGGTGGCAGCGTGGAGGGCCGGCAAGGGGGATGTGATGGAGCTTGTGTTTCTGTCTGGCGGCCGGACCCTTGTGACGGCGACCGGCGACGCCCAGTTGCAGGCGTGGGAGTATCCGCCGACTCGGAAGGATCCCCGTCCCCTGGCGGCCAAGCGGACGATGAACAGCTTCAACGCGGTCGCCCTTTCCCCCGATGGCCGGCGGCTGGCTGCGGGCACCTACAACGGGTTCATCCACCTCTGGGACGCGGATTCCTTCCTGGAGGTGGCGACGTTCCGCACGGAGGACGGCGATATCCGGGCTGTCAGTTTTTCTCCTGACGGCAACACGCTCACTTCCGTTGGCCGCCGCCTCCGCCTGTGGCCTGCGCCGTCGTGGAACGACGTGGCGGCTGAAACCTCCGGCCTCCTCTTGGAATAG